In the Astatotilapia calliptera chromosome 5, fAstCal1.2, whole genome shotgun sequence genome, one interval contains:
- the cav4a gene encoding caveolin-2 yields MMKGDDSEEVDIDLGDSSDPEDFENGEQRETLWKASPAMEEEENIHTSTLVEISDTKPLINARDPRGINDCLKVTFEDVIAEPVSVRSGDRVWIWSHALFEVSRIWIYRIVTIFLAIPVSIISGLLFAILSCLHIWLVSPCIQCLLIGTRWLQSLWSIVLGVIVQPFLTSAGKCCGGFSIHLAKE; encoded by the exons ATGATGAAAGGGGACGATTCAGAGGAAGTGGATATAGATTTGGGGGACTCCAGTGACCCTGAAGACTTTGAAAATGGGGAGCAACGTGAGACACTGTGGAAGGCCTCTCCTGCtatggaagaggaggaaaacatTCACACGTCTACACTAGTGGAAATCAGTGATACCAAGCCGCTGATTAATGCAAGAGACCCCCGAGGTATCAATGACTGCCTTAAG GTGACGTTTGAGGATGTTATAGCTGAGCCGGTATCAGTGCGGAGCGGTGACAGAGTGTGGATCTGGAGCCATGCCCTGTTCGAGGTGTCTAGGATTTGGATTTACCGGATAGTCACAATATTTTTGGCCATTCCTGTGTCAATAATCTCTGGACTCCTGTTCGCCATCCTCAGCTGTCTTCATATCTG GTTGGTTAGTCCCTGTATCCAGTGTCTCCTTATTGGCACTCGCTGGCTGCAGAGCCTATGGAGCATTGTCCTTGGTGTCATTGTACAGCCTTTTCTCACAAGTGCTGGAAAATGTTGTGGTGGCTTCAGCATTCACCTGGCCAAAGAATGA